A genomic window from Leptospira broomii serovar Hurstbridge str. 5399 includes:
- the proC gene encoding pyrroline-5-carboxylate reductase — translation MSQETIGIIGCGNMGGAIYRSLKNRKRNVLGFDPFLPAEKAQGILLENNWEEFQKKSELLLISVKPGDVSKTLKTLDSPKKILSVAAGIDTSTLRNSSPKGSSIVRIMPNLPILVEKGALGYFGDPELYATVREIFSPISYCLEVSKEELLDSVTGLSGSGPAYVLRFIQSLAEGGVASGLTYNQSLELSIHTVLGAASLLLEERGKDPDLHPEELKNRVTSPGGTTIAGLEELEKNKFAYSILAAVKRATERSKELGKL, via the coding sequence ATGAGCCAAGAAACTATCGGAATCATCGGTTGCGGAAACATGGGCGGAGCGATTTATCGTTCGCTTAAAAATAGAAAAAGAAACGTTCTTGGCTTCGATCCGTTTCTTCCCGCTGAGAAAGCGCAAGGGATCCTGCTGGAGAATAATTGGGAAGAGTTTCAAAAAAAATCGGAGTTATTGCTGATTTCGGTAAAACCGGGAGATGTTTCTAAAACTCTAAAGACTCTCGATTCACCTAAGAAAATTCTTTCCGTTGCAGCAGGAATCGATACAAGTACGTTGCGCAATTCTTCCCCGAAAGGTTCCAGTATCGTAAGAATCATGCCCAATCTGCCGATTCTTGTCGAAAAGGGAGCATTGGGTTATTTCGGAGATCCGGAACTTTATGCAACCGTAAGAGAAATTTTTTCTCCTATATCTTACTGCTTAGAAGTTTCCAAGGAAGAGTTACTAGACTCGGTTACAGGTTTATCAGGATCCGGGCCTGCTTATGTTTTACGTTTTATACAAAGTTTGGCGGAAGGTGGAGTCGCGTCCGGTCTAACATATAATCAGTCCTTAGAGTTATCCATTCATACCGTATTGGGTGCTGCGAGTCTCTTGTTGGAAGAGAGAGGAAAGGATCCTGACCTCCATCCAGAAGAATTGAAAAATAGAGTTACTTCTCCCGGCGGAACAACGATCGCCGGCTTGGAAGAATTAGAAAAAAACAAGTTCGCTTATTCAATCCTTGCAGCGGTTAAACGAGCGACAGAAAGATCAAAAGAACTCGGTAAGTTGTAA
- a CDS encoding YggS family pyridoxal phosphate-dependent enzyme, which produces MGVLEQYLSLRSEIESIRPDNPSTIIAVSKFQPKEKVVQAISAGCLHFGENRVQEGWDKFADLGTAGVDFILHHIGPLQSGTLRKYAGLYSYAHGVGSVATLEELRKRLEKDRWKMGIFLQANLTEETSKSGFSRSQLLEFLQDRSSFSSEFCRIEGLMTMGPSSGEEGMTRNVFHELNEIRRDYFPEAKLSMGMSGDYRIAVSEGSDYVRIGSAIFGERA; this is translated from the coding sequence TTGGGAGTTTTAGAACAATATTTATCGTTGCGATCCGAAATCGAATCGATTCGGCCCGACAATCCCTCTACGATTATCGCAGTCTCTAAATTTCAGCCCAAGGAAAAAGTGGTTCAGGCGATTTCGGCAGGATGTCTGCATTTCGGTGAAAATCGAGTGCAAGAAGGGTGGGATAAATTCGCAGATTTAGGAACAGCCGGGGTGGACTTTATTCTCCATCATATCGGACCGTTGCAGTCTGGGACGTTACGAAAATACGCGGGATTATATTCTTATGCGCATGGAGTCGGTTCCGTCGCTACTCTCGAAGAGTTGAGAAAACGACTGGAAAAAGATCGATGGAAAATGGGAATCTTCCTGCAAGCGAATCTTACCGAGGAGACGTCCAAATCAGGCTTCTCCCGTTCGCAATTGTTGGAATTTCTGCAAGATCGTTCTTCTTTTTCCTCCGAATTTTGCAGGATTGAAGGATTGATGACAATGGGACCCAGTTCCGGCGAAGAGGGAATGACTCGAAACGTTTTTCATGAATTAAACGAAATTCGTAGGGATTATTTTCCCGAGGCCAAACTTTCTATGGGAATGTCCGGGGATTATAGAATCGCAGTATCGGAAGGCAGCGATTATGTAAGAATTGGAAGCGCAATATTCGGAGAGAGAGCATGA
- a CDS encoding HAD family hydrolase, with product MRSPLFVFDLMDTLIKDPFHSALKTLLSKDQLESFRNGRERQAFLEFEKGQITEEEFFSRFYLESHRNAGLPSPRELKEQMFSSVHPIRESFQIVKTLKEKGFQVLLASNYSVWYKELLQFPEVGSLFRSLDRLYFSCEMGVRKPAQEYYQWIATDYPDREYVFVDDNATNVEVAGYLNWNAFRFDPKNPGELRNFLIEQFPNCL from the coding sequence ATGCGATCTCCGCTCTTTGTTTTCGATCTAATGGACACTCTCATCAAAGATCCGTTTCATTCGGCTTTGAAGACTCTTCTGTCCAAGGACCAATTGGAATCTTTTCGAAATGGCCGAGAAAGGCAAGCTTTCTTGGAATTTGAAAAAGGGCAGATCACCGAAGAAGAATTCTTTTCCCGATTTTACTTGGAGTCTCATAGAAACGCTGGACTTCCTTCCCCACGGGAATTGAAAGAACAAATGTTTTCTTCGGTGCATCCGATCCGGGAATCCTTTCAAATAGTGAAGACTTTGAAGGAGAAAGGATTTCAGGTTCTCTTGGCCAGCAATTATTCGGTTTGGTACAAGGAGTTACTACAATTTCCCGAAGTTGGCTCTCTTTTCCGCTCCTTGGACCGGCTTTATTTTTCCTGCGAAATGGGTGTGCGCAAACCGGCTCAGGAATATTATCAATGGATAGCGACGGATTACCCTGATAGAGAATATGTCTTCGTGGATGACAATGCGACTAATGTAGAGGTCGCCGGATATTTAAATTGGAATGCATTTCGGTTCGACCCTAAGAATCCCGGGGAACTCCGGAATTTTCTTATAGAGCAGTTCCCCAATTGTCTTTGA
- the rsmI gene encoding 16S rRNA (cytidine(1402)-2'-O)-methyltransferase — MNVSWESRFKIVPGTAYVVATPIGNLEDITLRAIEVLKQSDTIYCENANHSRRLLQTFGIQTVSKTLYKDQSEQPFAGIIQNLRSGQTLSLISDAGTPGVSDPGSQLVRVLRENEISVIPIPGPSALTALLSVSGWQVQPCIFLGFLSEKKGKKRNQLKEWEEFEGVLALFESVHRIRDTLAAAREIFPRSELLLGRELTKMHEEIIKISPEQSVETLKFAEKGEFVLLIQGNIKKMLNGRVGVADT, encoded by the coding sequence ATGAATGTATCCTGGGAATCCAGGTTTAAAATCGTTCCCGGAACTGCGTACGTTGTCGCGACACCGATCGGTAATTTGGAGGATATCACTCTCCGGGCGATCGAGGTATTGAAACAATCCGACACAATTTATTGTGAAAACGCGAATCATAGCCGGAGGCTGTTGCAAACTTTCGGCATCCAAACCGTTTCTAAAACCCTATATAAAGATCAATCCGAACAACCCTTTGCAGGAATTATCCAAAATCTCAGATCCGGTCAAACATTGTCCCTAATATCGGATGCTGGTACGCCAGGTGTTTCCGATCCTGGGTCCCAATTAGTTCGTGTTCTGAGAGAAAATGAGATTTCAGTCATTCCAATTCCCGGGCCGAGCGCCCTGACTGCACTTCTTTCCGTTTCGGGTTGGCAAGTACAGCCTTGCATTTTTCTGGGATTTCTGTCCGAGAAAAAAGGGAAGAAACGGAATCAATTAAAAGAATGGGAAGAGTTTGAGGGCGTACTCGCCCTCTTTGAATCGGTGCATCGGATCCGGGATACTCTCGCTGCAGCCAGAGAAATTTTTCCTCGATCGGAGCTTTTACTCGGCCGAGAACTTACTAAAATGCACGAAGAAATCATAAAAATTTCGCCCGAACAATCCGTCGAAACGCTAAAATTCGCAGAAAAAGGGGAATTTGTTCTGCTAATCCAAGGAAATATTAAAAAAATGCTTAACGGACGTGTCGGGGTTGCCGATACTTAG
- a CDS encoding LIC11073 family putative lipoprotein — translation MFGISYRWNPGNLKTRKFLTGLSSLILIFYVNTCGTNTEVAQSPFVFITPVSVPQVYSVQATNPGMDDLFNIVDPLYSINYANYKPNYLLKYYISNLEPQFVGYNLYITSATPSIAETSTGGGLYLENGTQPSFPQLAVQASTTTLTIHRIKNFIPPPGITSFQKCEVYTFTLRALLNSGVTSNQSTAVSRCSSLQPATECGSDTSCNPTYCQDPACTPAVQATCSIGTICNPCLYPSLASKGCPCPTGTLPPGCNL, via the coding sequence ATTTTTGGGATCTCATACCGCTGGAATCCGGGCAACCTAAAAACCCGGAAATTCCTGACAGGACTCAGTTCGCTGATTCTGATTTTTTACGTAAATACTTGCGGTACGAATACTGAAGTCGCACAATCCCCGTTCGTATTCATTACACCTGTGAGTGTTCCTCAAGTCTATAGCGTGCAAGCTACGAATCCGGGAATGGACGATCTTTTCAATATCGTCGATCCGCTTTATTCAATCAATTACGCAAATTATAAACCCAATTATTTACTCAAATATTATATTTCGAATTTGGAACCCCAGTTCGTCGGCTATAATTTGTACATCACTTCGGCAACTCCCTCGATAGCGGAAACTTCTACGGGCGGCGGCCTATATCTTGAAAACGGAACTCAGCCGTCCTTTCCTCAATTGGCGGTCCAGGCATCCACGACTACTCTGACAATCCATCGAATTAAGAATTTTATTCCTCCTCCGGGAATAACCTCCTTTCAGAAATGTGAAGTTTATACATTCACGTTACGCGCACTCCTTAATTCCGGAGTCACATCGAATCAATCGACTGCCGTATCGAGATGTAGTTCCCTGCAACCCGCTACTGAATGCGGATCGGATACTAGTTGTAATCCTACATACTGCCAGGATCCCGCTTGCACACCTGCCGTTCAAGCCACGTGTTCGATTGGAACCATTTGCAATCCGTGTCTCTATCCAAGTTTAGCAAGTAAGGGATGCCCTTGCCCAACCGGAACCCTTCCACCCGGCTGCAATCTATGA
- a CDS encoding 3-deoxy-D-manno-octulosonic acid transferase: MVFLYRFLTILLWPPLYVFSFIIPSAREFLRIRSNDKKKLLAISPPGPNQKVVWLHAASVGELDQCKALAVVFREKEPETLLLQSVFSPSVRESQLDAFPAHIKFHLPLDFPWAYTFIFEKFHPELLVLMAWDRWPNLLLEARKRGVLTILASAVLTPPEGFFKKGFYRSVFGLFDQIFPSHSSAEESFRNLLGPSAKIRTLGDCRIDTVIRKVESNPRRFERPENYPFSKIFLLASTYEECEDLLLPLLSETSLQDFAFWIFPHKTDPPRILSVLEQVKKRTENYCLFSSISFEKIDSRVIIFDVLGLLAYAYQVVDFAYVGGALHSRVHNVLEPAYFGLPLLTGPRISHSPEAKELNRRGGLFIIRNREDVIPILSLSEEKKKEIAETNRSFLEIGRGAGERIYQALRG, encoded by the coding sequence ATGGTTTTCTTATATCGGTTTTTGACGATTCTTCTTTGGCCCCCTCTTTATGTTTTCTCCTTTATTATTCCATCGGCTCGGGAATTCCTACGAATTCGATCGAATGATAAAAAAAAGCTGCTTGCGATTTCACCTCCGGGACCGAATCAAAAAGTGGTCTGGCTGCACGCGGCTTCGGTGGGAGAACTGGATCAGTGTAAAGCGTTAGCCGTCGTTTTCAGAGAAAAAGAACCTGAAACTCTCCTACTGCAAAGCGTATTCTCACCTTCCGTTCGTGAATCTCAATTAGACGCCTTTCCTGCACACATAAAATTCCATCTTCCGCTGGATTTTCCATGGGCTTATACTTTTATCTTTGAAAAATTTCATCCTGAACTATTGGTCTTAATGGCCTGGGATCGTTGGCCGAATCTATTACTGGAAGCAAGAAAGCGGGGAGTTCTTACGATTTTAGCAAGCGCGGTTTTAACTCCACCGGAAGGGTTTTTCAAAAAAGGATTCTATCGTTCAGTGTTCGGTTTGTTCGATCAAATCTTTCCTTCACATTCTTCGGCCGAGGAAAGCTTTCGAAATTTATTGGGACCTTCCGCAAAAATCCGGACATTAGGGGATTGTAGAATCGACACAGTGATTCGAAAAGTGGAATCAAACCCTCGGCGCTTTGAAAGACCTGAAAACTATCCCTTTTCAAAGATATTCCTGCTCGCATCCACGTACGAAGAATGCGAAGATTTACTACTACCGCTACTATCCGAAACTTCCCTTCAAGATTTCGCATTCTGGATCTTCCCTCATAAAACCGATCCGCCCAGAATTCTATCAGTTCTGGAGCAGGTCAAAAAACGGACCGAAAACTATTGTTTGTTCAGTTCGATATCGTTTGAAAAAATTGATTCGCGGGTAATCATATTCGACGTTTTAGGCCTGCTAGCTTACGCATACCAAGTGGTGGATTTTGCTTATGTTGGAGGTGCCTTGCATAGCCGAGTCCATAATGTCTTGGAGCCGGCTTACTTCGGTCTTCCATTATTAACCGGTCCGAGAATCAGTCATTCTCCGGAGGCCAAGGAATTGAATCGGCGGGGAGGCCTCTTTATCATTCGAAATCGGGAAGACGTGATTCCAATTCTTTCCTTATCGGAAGAAAAAAAGAAGGAGATTGCCGAGACGAATCGATCCTTTTTGGAGATCGGACGCGGCGCGGGAGAAAGAATTTATCAAGCTCTGCGCGGTTAA
- a CDS encoding LIC_20245 family lipoprotein — protein sequence MGGIRKLLFIGGFIVFFILLITFLFTSGDGSGGEASRKKGELDAVSSLLGGGSRSSSGSTGTAGAASSVFDSDFFRAGKGEYVENEKQESGQENRPDAADADNPVNPQTGKPYTNEEMDRFQQLKERFPGNSLIPSKLSPAEKEQRKQFEQTVSEATRAVLGRTANREQTVVYYDFLEKQAKDRLDIVTYLVDLQKGSGDEEQEKKLEAIRQSMVQQLDQVQQDKRKSFEQIGK from the coding sequence TTGGGCGGTATACGCAAATTATTATTTATCGGCGGGTTTATCGTATTTTTTATCCTATTAATTACCTTTCTTTTTACTAGCGGAGATGGCTCCGGCGGCGAAGCAAGTCGAAAGAAAGGAGAATTGGATGCAGTTAGCAGTCTTTTAGGCGGAGGATCTCGTTCTTCTTCCGGTTCTACAGGAACTGCCGGAGCCGCAAGTTCGGTCTTTGATTCCGATTTCTTTCGGGCGGGAAAAGGAGAATATGTAGAGAACGAAAAGCAGGAATCCGGGCAAGAAAATCGACCTGATGCGGCAGATGCGGATAATCCGGTAAATCCTCAAACCGGTAAGCCTTATACCAACGAAGAGATGGACCGTTTCCAGCAATTAAAGGAACGGTTTCCAGGAAATTCCTTGATTCCTTCCAAGTTAAGTCCCGCCGAAAAAGAGCAGCGAAAGCAGTTCGAACAAACGGTTTCCGAGGCGACGAGAGCCGTTTTGGGAAGAACAGCCAATCGGGAACAGACGGTTGTATATTACGATTTTCTGGAAAAGCAGGCAAAGGATCGTTTGGACATCGTAACTTACTTGGTGGATCTGCAAAAAGGTTCCGGTGATGAAGAGCAGGAAAAGAAATTAGAAGCAATCCGCCAATCGATGGTTCAGCAACTTGACCAGGTTCAACAGGATAAGCGAAAGTCTTTTGAGCAAATCGGAAAATAA
- a CDS encoding sensor domain-containing diguanylate cyclase, which produces MIGKDNDPLMIEYYEKKIYDQKQLIEISKALNSTLDYKYLIDAILNICLAQLQTLSAAIFLAPEADSNYFELEPSFKGFDLNEDDVSFRIKTDAPLVTFLETKLKAMTPDQVEEAMGLSPELQFLRKIGGDLIIPLNAKGKVNGLLLLGEKITLGEWMEEDREFLTTLSTLAGIAVENSRLYELATVDMMTGLKVHHYFQTKLKEEMERSRKKRTGLALLFTDVDNFKKFNDTHGHQAGDEVLIAVAKRLIESAGKHDIAARYGGEEFCLVMPGADLKRGFEMGERIRKAVEDTAIPNPNGGPDFKVTLSIGVSEFWVSDRNNKDLIERADKALYEAKHSGKNRTIIHQSMNSN; this is translated from the coding sequence TTGATCGGAAAAGACAACGATCCTCTAATGATCGAGTACTATGAGAAAAAGATCTACGATCAAAAGCAATTAATCGAGATCAGTAAGGCCCTTAACTCTACACTCGATTATAAGTATCTTATAGATGCAATTTTAAATATCTGCCTTGCTCAACTTCAAACGTTAAGTGCGGCGATTTTTCTCGCGCCGGAAGCGGATTCGAATTATTTCGAGTTGGAACCAAGCTTTAAAGGATTCGATTTAAACGAAGATGACGTAAGCTTTCGCATTAAAACGGATGCGCCTTTGGTTACTTTTCTCGAAACCAAATTGAAAGCGATGACTCCGGACCAGGTGGAAGAGGCCATGGGTCTGAGTCCCGAATTGCAGTTTCTTAGAAAAATCGGAGGAGATTTGATCATTCCTCTTAACGCTAAAGGGAAAGTGAACGGACTCTTACTATTGGGTGAAAAAATCACTCTCGGCGAATGGATGGAGGAAGATCGTGAGTTTCTTACGACTCTATCGACGTTAGCCGGAATTGCCGTTGAAAATTCCCGTTTGTATGAACTCGCGACGGTGGATATGATGACCGGCTTGAAAGTTCACCATTACTTTCAAACAAAGTTAAAGGAAGAAATGGAGCGAAGTCGTAAGAAAAGGACCGGCTTGGCGCTTCTATTTACCGACGTAGATAACTTCAAAAAATTCAACGATACTCACGGCCACCAGGCGGGAGACGAAGTCTTAATTGCTGTCGCAAAAAGATTGATTGAAAGTGCGGGAAAACACGATATAGCCGCTCGATACGGCGGAGAGGAATTCTGCTTGGTAATGCCCGGAGCCGATTTAAAGAGAGGTTTCGAAATGGGGGAGCGGATTCGGAAAGCCGTGGAAGACACTGCGATTCCGAATCCTAATGGAGGGCCGGATTTTAAAGTGACTCTTTCTATCGGAGTTTCCGAATTTTGGGTTTCGGACCGGAATAACAAAGATTTGATCGAAAGAGCCGATAAGGCCCTTTACGAAGCGAAACATTCCGGAAAAAATAGAACTATTATACACCAATCTATGAACTCGAATTGA
- a CDS encoding flagellar filament outer layer protein FlaA — MLSIGFIPANYSWAPPITRDQDEASRVLQLEKVLGDWRHYNLFLVDAFEGARPWEIYRGISFINRIEFTSQIPSSPAFLKERELYKETASEEYRSMMIHSFFENPKQEHLEIRPKEPIRLPIGIPTRIFFWAYSSNHNASIEIVFRQRKSKEVSLEIGDLKFDGWKRIETKLSVPGRNIRLNQSLRFPLEVSAIRIKPSPFQPKGEFVFYLDRLGILIDSRDEIYPGAEIKDNWGTAL, encoded by the coding sequence ATTTTATCGATAGGTTTCATTCCCGCAAACTACTCCTGGGCCCCGCCTATCACCCGAGATCAAGACGAAGCAAGTCGAGTTTTGCAACTTGAAAAAGTACTTGGAGATTGGAGACACTACAACCTTTTTCTTGTGGATGCATTTGAAGGGGCAAGACCTTGGGAAATATACCGGGGAATTTCGTTTATCAACCGAATCGAATTCACCTCGCAAATTCCCTCCTCTCCGGCTTTTTTAAAAGAAAGAGAACTCTATAAGGAAACCGCCTCGGAAGAATACCGATCCATGATGATTCATAGTTTCTTTGAAAACCCGAAACAGGAACATCTGGAAATCCGACCGAAAGAGCCGATTCGTCTACCGATCGGAATTCCGACTCGAATTTTCTTCTGGGCATACTCTTCCAACCATAATGCATCGATCGAAATCGTGTTCCGGCAGAGAAAGTCTAAAGAAGTAAGTCTCGAAATCGGGGATTTAAAATTCGACGGTTGGAAGAGAATCGAAACCAAACTATCAGTTCCGGGTCGGAATATCCGTCTCAACCAATCTCTCCGATTTCCCTTGGAAGTCAGTGCGATTCGAATCAAACCGAGTCCGTTTCAACCGAAAGGTGAGTTTGTATTTTATCTGGACCGATTAGGAATACTAATCGATAGCCGAGACGAAATTTACCCCGGCGCGGAAATCAAAGACAATTGGGGAACTGCTCTATAA
- a CDS encoding flagellar biosynthesis anti-sigma factor FlgM gives MTIDKVGGISGGSYEPRKPTPVRKNEAKESFDNISISDTAKQKASEARLQAEVQTISQKIVSSPVDSERSAKLKEVKEKLKNGEYDTLSPEILNAVADRIAESFLGR, from the coding sequence ATGACCATTGACAAAGTAGGCGGCATCAGTGGCGGTTCCTACGAGCCTCGTAAACCGACACCTGTAAGGAAAAACGAAGCCAAAGAATCTTTCGATAATATATCTATTTCAGACACTGCCAAGCAAAAGGCATCTGAAGCTCGTTTGCAAGCCGAAGTACAGACAATTTCGCAAAAGATCGTCTCATCTCCAGTAGACTCCGAGCGTTCCGCTAAACTTAAGGAAGTCAAAGAAAAACTTAAGAACGGCGAATATGATACTCTTAGTCCAGAGATCCTAAATGCGGTTGCAGATCGTATCGCCGAATCGTTTCTCGGACGTTGA
- the nadE gene encoding NAD(+) synthase, producing the protein MPIYRCTAVSLRTTPLDFKGNRERILSALEICKTSSIVLFPELSLSGYGCEDAFYFPWVWEHSWKSLKEIARTVGKRTVILGLPFFQSPYLFNVAAILQDGEILGLVPKQNLAQTGVHYENRWFVKGEEAGSYALTPDGQEIPFGSMIFETEDFDFGIEICEDSWVQTRPGQTLVDAGADLILSPGASHFALGKQDIRKRLFGEASRNGAGAVLYANLDGNESGRLIFEGGSLGFREGDLVAEGPRLHFTDFELTHLDLDPQDLRARRARNFRSSGTKEFRSKGRSLHRIRISEIVVSNEVQKPSTKIQDSPTQAFQDFTRATSLGLFDYLRKSKTRGYTLSLSGGADSAACALLVKAGILIAESELGDSFLKSIGLDKNHILFTLYQGTENNSEYTLESAKCLTSELGISHSAIEIGSEVSSMIEKISGVVGYPLDWKHHNLALQNIQARVRSPLIWLLANLNGHLLLSTGNRSEASVGYTTMDGDSSGSVAPLTGISKEFLLGWLAHVYSGKDHVLPAVKCLGRILETKPTAELKPLEEHQEDETDLMPYPLLQKLEEAFVLLGRAPNNLNESISWADSKEAEEGARKFLRLFPASQWKRERLPPSFHLDSYGLDPKSSFRFPILSEITF; encoded by the coding sequence ATGCCCATCTACCGTTGCACGGCCGTAAGCCTCCGAACGACTCCACTCGATTTCAAAGGAAATCGGGAACGAATTCTATCCGCATTAGAAATTTGCAAAACTTCTTCGATCGTTTTATTTCCGGAACTTTCGTTAAGCGGCTATGGTTGCGAGGATGCATTTTATTTTCCTTGGGTTTGGGAACATTCATGGAAGAGCCTAAAAGAAATCGCCCGAACGGTCGGAAAAAGAACGGTAATACTTGGTTTACCTTTTTTCCAAAGTCCTTATTTATTTAACGTTGCAGCCATCTTACAAGACGGGGAAATCTTGGGATTGGTACCCAAGCAGAATTTAGCCCAAACCGGAGTCCACTACGAGAACCGATGGTTCGTCAAAGGCGAAGAAGCCGGTTCTTACGCTCTTACTCCCGACGGACAAGAAATTCCTTTCGGATCCATGATATTTGAGACGGAGGACTTTGATTTTGGAATCGAAATCTGCGAAGATTCCTGGGTTCAAACTAGACCGGGGCAAACTCTGGTGGACGCAGGCGCCGACCTGATTCTTTCTCCGGGCGCATCCCACTTTGCATTAGGAAAACAAGATATAAGAAAAAGATTATTCGGCGAGGCTTCTAGAAACGGAGCCGGCGCGGTCCTGTACGCAAACCTCGATGGAAATGAATCCGGACGATTGATTTTTGAAGGCGGTTCTTTAGGATTTAGAGAAGGGGATTTGGTTGCGGAAGGACCAAGATTACATTTTACGGATTTTGAATTAACTCATTTGGATTTAGATCCGCAGGATTTGCGAGCGAGACGGGCGCGTAATTTCCGTTCTTCCGGCACGAAAGAATTTCGATCCAAAGGCAGAAGTCTGCACCGAATTCGAATTTCGGAAATAGTAGTATCGAACGAAGTTCAAAAACCTTCTACGAAAATTCAAGATTCTCCGACTCAAGCATTTCAAGACTTTACTCGAGCAACATCCTTAGGTCTCTTCGATTATCTAAGAAAATCAAAGACAAGAGGATATACGCTCTCCTTATCCGGTGGCGCCGACAGCGCGGCCTGCGCCCTCTTGGTTAAAGCCGGAATTCTAATTGCCGAATCGGAATTGGGAGATTCCTTTTTAAAATCGATAGGCCTAGATAAGAATCACATACTCTTTACTCTTTATCAGGGAACGGAAAATAATTCGGAATATACTCTTGAAAGTGCAAAATGTCTAACTTCCGAGTTGGGAATTTCCCATTCCGCCATCGAAATCGGTTCCGAAGTATCGTCGATGATCGAAAAAATTTCGGGAGTTGTCGGCTATCCTCTAGATTGGAAACATCACAATCTAGCTTTGCAAAATATCCAAGCACGGGTCCGCTCGCCTCTCATCTGGCTTTTGGCGAATCTCAACGGTCATTTACTTTTATCCACAGGAAATCGAAGCGAGGCTAGCGTAGGGTATACGACGATGGACGGAGACTCATCGGGCTCAGTTGCTCCGTTAACCGGAATTAGTAAGGAATTTTTATTAGGGTGGTTGGCACATGTTTATTCCGGCAAAGATCATGTTCTTCCGGCTGTAAAATGCTTAGGGCGAATTTTAGAAACAAAGCCTACCGCCGAGCTAAAACCCTTGGAAGAACATCAGGAAGACGAAACCGATCTAATGCCTTATCCTCTTTTGCAGAAATTAGAAGAAGCCTTCGTTTTGCTTGGACGAGCGCCGAACAATTTGAACGAAAGCATATCCTGGGCCGATTCGAAAGAAGCCGAGGAAGGAGCGCGGAAATTTCTCCGTCTTTTCCCCGCTAGTCAATGGAAGCGAGAAAGACTCCCTCCTTCCTTTCATTTAGATTCGTACGGCTTAGATCCTAAATCCAGCTTCCGCTTTCCGATCTTGAGCGAAATTACGTTTTGA